Proteins encoded together in one Neobacillus sp. FSL H8-0543 window:
- a CDS encoding acyl carrier protein, with the protein MAEVLERVTKIIVDRLGVDESQVKLEASFKDDLGADSLDVVELVMELEDEFDMEISDDDAEKIGTVGDAVTYINSKA; encoded by the coding sequence ATGGCAGAGGTTTTAGAACGTGTTACAAAAATCATCGTTGACCGTCTTGGTGTAGATGAGTCACAAGTGAAGCTTGAAGCTTCATTTAAAGATGATCTTGGCGCTGATTCCCTAGACGTAGTTGAACTAGTAATGGAATTAGAAGATGAATTCGATATGGAAATTTCTGATGATGATGCAGAAAAAATCGGCACGGTTGGTGATGCTGTTACTTACATAAATAGCAAGGCATAA
- the rnc gene encoding ribonuclease III, with protein sequence MRKNGKEREMNNRAKENQFKDFQTKIGIHFENEKLLKQAFTHSSYVNEHRRKPYEDNERLEFLGDAVLELTVSQFLFKKYPMMSEGELTKLRAAIVCEPSLVTFANELNFGSLILLGKGEEMTGGRERPALLADVFEAFIGALYLDKGLDIVIGYLERIVFPKINEGAFSHVMDYKSQLQELIQRDGIGVIEYRVLLEKGPAHNKEFVSRVSLNGEEIGIGSGKSKKEAEQRAAQMALDVLKNKTTK encoded by the coding sequence ATGCGCAAAAATGGCAAGGAACGAGAAATGAACAATCGCGCAAAGGAAAATCAATTTAAGGATTTTCAAACAAAGATCGGTATTCATTTTGAAAATGAGAAGTTATTAAAACAAGCTTTTACTCATTCATCCTATGTGAATGAGCATCGCAGAAAGCCTTATGAAGATAATGAAAGGCTTGAATTTTTAGGAGATGCTGTCCTTGAACTTACTGTTTCTCAATTCCTTTTTAAAAAATACCCAATGATGAGTGAAGGTGAATTGACAAAGCTCCGAGCAGCCATTGTTTGTGAGCCTTCACTTGTAACATTTGCCAATGAACTTAATTTTGGCAGCTTAATTTTATTGGGAAAAGGAGAAGAAATGACAGGAGGAAGGGAGCGCCCAGCGTTGCTTGCAGATGTGTTTGAAGCATTCATTGGTGCACTCTACTTAGATAAGGGACTTGATATAGTTATTGGATATCTTGAAAGAATAGTCTTTCCTAAAATAAATGAAGGTGCTTTTTCTCATGTGATGGATTATAAGAGTCAGTTACAGGAATTAATACAGAGGGATGGGATAGGTGTGATTGAATACCGTGTCCTCCTTGAAAAGGGACCTGCCCATAATAAGGAATTCGTTTCGAGAGTTTCACTCAATGGTGAAGAGATTGGGATTGGATCCGGAAAGTCAAAAAAAGAAGCAGAACAGCGTGCCGCCCAAATGGCTCTTGACGTATTAAAAAATAAAACAACTAAGTAA
- the smc gene encoding chromosome segregation protein SMC, which yields MYLKRLDIIGFKSFAERIGVDFVPGVTAVVGPNGSGKSNITDAIRWVLGEQSAKSLRGSKMEDIIFGGSDTRKPQNYAEVTLTLDNNDQGLAIDYNEVSVTRRVSRSGDSDFLINKQPCRLKDIVDLFMDSGLGREAFSIISQGKVEEILNSKAEDRRTIFEEAAGVLKYKNRKKKAEAKLTETQENLNRVNDILHELGSQVEPLKIQASMAKDYLEKKEELEKIEVALTVHDIEDLHQKWESLSKQLVEHQQEEVKLSTKLQVKEAKIEETRDRIFALDESITDLQNVLLQATEELEKLEGRKEVLKERKKNSSQNKEQLKKSITEYSEKVSLLKKNKESQADHVKTLIEQVNTLKIQLKEKQEKLALFTENIEEKIESLKSEYIELLNEQAGAKNELRFIDQQLEQQERRNIRLDSENNKFIQERQSANTKKLQIQSALEEIQKQLSIQVVSYREQQRKLETLKNNYQKQEKNLYQAYQILQQAKSRKEMLEELQEDYSGFFQGVKEVLKARGNKLQGIEGAVAELVTVPKEYETAIETAFGGALQYVVTENEGNARAAIQFLKQNSFGRATFLPLTVIKGRALSSSQLTAIQNHPSLIGTAVSLVKFEQKYAEIMNNLLGNVVITKDLKGANELAKFLQYRCRLVTLDGDVVNPGGSMTGGVVKQKTTSLLTRKGELEDLKEKLAVMDGKIASSESLVKKYKAEVQTNEQQLETLRINGEQGRGKEQSLKGDLREAEFEEKNINERLAIYDREKDQFADELASLTDRKKELITAVDDYKVKIVLLDSQINKLAEQKTQDISSKDILTKEINELKVEFAEKNVQYTNTKERYEQIQEDLAESEQKLSLYTEDLELLTSEMSNSTSGEEQLDTAAKRKQQDKEETIQLISLRRKERFELQSELEDAEAEAKEIKRLHRGMVVVLKDEEVKINRLDVELENRLTQLREEYLLSFEGAKEQYPLMIPIEEARKKVKLIKLAIEELGNVNIGAIEEYERVSERYEFLNEQKTDLQEAKDTLFQVIDEMDIEMTKRFEQTFNGIRLHFEPVFQALFGGGRADLKLTNPADLLNTGVEIVAQPPGKKLQNLGLLSGGERALTAIALLFSILKVRPVPFCILDEVEAALDEANVFRFSQYLKRFSLETQFIVITHRKGTMEEADVLYGVTMQESGVSKLVSVRLEDSRELVELK from the coding sequence ATGTATTTAAAACGGTTGGACATTATTGGGTTTAAATCTTTTGCTGAACGCATTGGAGTCGATTTTGTCCCGGGAGTAACGGCTGTTGTTGGTCCAAATGGCAGCGGAAAAAGCAATATAACAGATGCAATCCGCTGGGTATTAGGGGAACAATCAGCTAAATCACTGCGAGGCTCCAAAATGGAAGATATCATTTTTGGCGGAAGTGATACAAGGAAACCTCAAAACTATGCTGAGGTTACGCTAACTCTCGATAATAATGATCAGGGACTAGCAATTGATTACAATGAAGTAAGTGTAACAAGGAGAGTCTCACGCTCAGGAGATAGTGATTTTTTAATAAATAAACAACCATGCAGACTTAAAGATATTGTTGATTTGTTTATGGATTCAGGCCTTGGAAGAGAAGCATTTTCTATCATTAGCCAGGGGAAAGTTGAAGAGATTCTAAATAGTAAAGCAGAGGATCGCCGGACGATTTTTGAGGAAGCGGCTGGGGTTTTAAAATATAAAAACCGTAAAAAAAAGGCTGAAGCAAAACTAACAGAAACACAGGAAAATCTAAATCGTGTCAATGATATTTTGCATGAGTTAGGAAGCCAAGTGGAACCGCTAAAAATTCAGGCATCTATGGCCAAGGACTATTTAGAGAAAAAAGAGGAACTTGAAAAAATTGAAGTTGCCTTAACTGTACATGATATCGAAGACCTCCATCAAAAGTGGGAAAGTTTATCTAAACAGCTTGTGGAGCATCAACAAGAAGAAGTTAAGCTTTCTACCAAGTTGCAGGTAAAGGAAGCAAAGATTGAGGAGACAAGGGATCGTATTTTCGCTCTAGATGAATCAATCACAGACTTGCAAAATGTTCTCTTGCAGGCTACGGAAGAGCTGGAAAAGCTCGAGGGTAGGAAGGAAGTTCTAAAGGAACGTAAAAAAAATTCTTCACAAAATAAGGAACAGCTTAAAAAAAGCATTACAGAATACAGTGAAAAGGTTAGCCTGCTTAAGAAAAATAAAGAATCTCAAGCAGATCATGTTAAAACACTAATTGAACAAGTAAATACACTAAAGATCCAATTAAAAGAAAAGCAGGAAAAACTTGCGCTATTCACAGAAAATATCGAGGAAAAAATAGAATCATTAAAAAGTGAGTATATCGAACTTCTTAATGAACAAGCTGGAGCCAAAAATGAACTGAGATTTATTGACCAACAGCTTGAACAGCAAGAACGCAGAAATATTCGTCTGGATTCAGAAAACAATAAGTTTATTCAAGAAAGACAATCAGCGAATACAAAAAAGCTTCAAATCCAATCTGCATTAGAAGAAATCCAAAAGCAATTGTCAATCCAGGTTGTAAGCTATAGGGAACAACAGCGTAAGCTAGAAACGCTGAAAAATAATTATCAAAAACAAGAAAAAAACTTATATCAAGCCTATCAAATTCTCCAACAGGCAAAGTCGAGAAAAGAAATGCTAGAAGAATTGCAAGAGGATTACTCTGGATTTTTCCAAGGAGTAAAGGAAGTGCTGAAGGCACGAGGGAATAAGCTTCAGGGCATTGAAGGGGCTGTAGCGGAGCTAGTTACTGTGCCTAAGGAGTATGAAACAGCGATAGAGACGGCATTTGGCGGAGCCTTGCAGTATGTTGTTACAGAAAATGAGGGAAACGCAAGAGCTGCTATTCAATTTTTGAAACAAAATTCCTTTGGCCGAGCTACATTTTTACCTTTAACGGTTATTAAAGGGAGAGCATTATCCTCCTCGCAGCTAACCGCCATTCAAAACCACCCTTCTTTGATTGGAACAGCCGTTAGTTTAGTGAAGTTTGAGCAAAAATATGCTGAAATCATGAATAACCTTTTAGGCAATGTAGTTATTACGAAAGACCTAAAGGGTGCAAATGAATTAGCAAAGTTCCTTCAATATCGGTGCAGGCTCGTAACCCTTGACGGTGATGTCGTTAATCCAGGCGGGTCAATGACAGGTGGGGTGGTCAAACAAAAAACGACTTCTTTGTTAACCAGAAAAGGAGAACTAGAAGATTTAAAAGAAAAACTTGCTGTCATGGATGGTAAAATTGCTAGTTCAGAATCACTTGTCAAAAAATATAAAGCTGAGGTTCAAACAAATGAACAACAGCTGGAAACATTGCGAATAAATGGGGAGCAAGGACGAGGGAAAGAGCAATCATTGAAAGGTGATCTCCGTGAGGCAGAGTTTGAAGAGAAGAATATTAATGAACGGCTAGCGATTTATGATCGGGAAAAAGACCAGTTTGCGGACGAACTTGCTTCCCTAACAGATCGGAAAAAGGAACTCATTACAGCGGTTGATGATTACAAAGTTAAAATAGTACTGCTTGATTCGCAAATAAATAAACTCGCAGAGCAAAAAACTCAAGATATATCATCCAAAGACATCCTAACGAAAGAAATAAATGAGTTAAAAGTAGAATTTGCTGAAAAAAATGTCCAATACACAAATACAAAGGAACGATATGAGCAAATTCAAGAAGATTTAGCAGAGAGTGAACAAAAGCTTTCCCTTTATACCGAGGATCTTGAACTGTTAACTTCGGAAATGTCTAATAGCACGTCAGGGGAAGAACAATTGGATACTGCGGCTAAAAGAAAGCAGCAGGATAAAGAAGAAACGATACAGCTAATTTCGTTAAGGAGAAAAGAACGTTTTGAGTTGCAATCTGAACTTGAAGATGCAGAAGCAGAAGCGAAGGAAATCAAACGACTCCATCGGGGAATGGTTGTTGTTTTAAAGGATGAAGAGGTCAAAATCAATCGTTTAGATGTTGAGCTTGAAAACAGGCTAACCCAACTTAGAGAAGAATATTTGCTGTCATTTGAAGGTGCGAAGGAACAGTATCCATTAATGATTCCAATCGAAGAAGCCAGGAAAAAGGTAAAATTAATTAAACTGGCGATTGAAGAATTGGGTAATGTAAACATTGGCGCAATTGAAGAATATGAGAGAGTCTCTGAAAGGTATGAATTTTTGAATGAACAAAAAACTGACCTTCAGGAGGCAAAGGATACACTATTTCAGGTAATTGACGAAATGGATATTGAAATGACAAAAAGGTTTGAACAAACCTTTAATGGGATTCGCCTGCATTTTGAACCAGTATTCCAAGCATTATTTGGCGGCGGAAGAGCTGATTTAAAACTAACAAATCCTGCGGATTTATTAAATACCGGGGTTGAGATTGTCGCGCAGCCGCCTGGAAAGAAACTCCAAAATCTGGGGTTATTATCTGGGGGAGAGCGAGCGCTAACTGCAATCGCCCTATTGTTTTCGATACTAAAGGTACGCCCAGTACCATTTTGTATCCTTGATGAGGTTGAGGCAGCATTGGATGAAGCAAATGTTTTCCGTTTCAGTCAATATCTAAAAAGATTTAGTTTAGAAACACAGTTTATTGTTATTACCCACAGAAAAGGGACAATGGAAGAAGCAGATGTACTCTATGGTGTTACGATGCAGGAATCTGGTGTCTCGAAACTAGTTTCTGTCCGGCTTGAGGATTCAAGGGAGCTTGTGGAACTTAAATAA